One window of the Streptomyces sp. ITFR-21 genome contains the following:
- a CDS encoding NAD(P)/FAD-dependent oxidoreductase, with product MLSSARRQHATTTADVIVIGAGLAGLSAAHHLTRAGLAVTVLEAAERVGGRMATDTVDGFRLDRGARLLNTAAFEPSRAAGLRTLPLAPFGPGALVRAGGRGYRVGDPRGARAALSSARAPIGSALDKARLGTLLNRLAATPDARLAARPETTAAQALSAHGFAPRTVDGFLGPLLAALLCDPELTTSSRVADAVLRDVARGRTALVAGGAGRLPERLAAGLPPGTVRFGTRAARVTVNAVLTEDGAELPCRAVVVATDARTAGELLPGLRVPAFRQVTVVHHAAPAEPLREPLLVLDGDRFGPVSHTFPAGAIDPRRAPAGRALITSVVLGPPPDGDDDKALRAHLAELYDTGTDRWELLSLRTDLEAVPALPVPHDPRRPVRLVAGLYVCGGHREGGTVQGALSSGHRAASSVLRDMGVRARPSGEAAA from the coding sequence GTGCTCTCATCAGCACGTCGGCAACACGCGACCACCACCGCGGACGTGATCGTGATCGGCGCGGGACTCGCCGGTCTTTCCGCCGCTCACCATCTGACCCGGGCGGGCCTGGCGGTCACCGTCCTGGAGGCCGCGGAACGGGTCGGCGGCCGGATGGCCACCGACACGGTGGACGGCTTCCGGCTCGACCGCGGGGCGCGGCTGCTCAACACCGCCGCCTTCGAGCCGTCCCGGGCGGCCGGTCTGCGAACGCTGCCGCTGGCCCCCTTCGGGCCGGGCGCGCTGGTCCGGGCCGGCGGGCGCGGCTACCGGGTCGGCGATCCGCGCGGCGCCCGAGCCGCCCTCAGCTCCGCCCGCGCGCCGATCGGTTCGGCGCTCGACAAGGCGCGGCTCGGCACCCTCCTCAACCGGCTGGCCGCCACGCCCGACGCACGGCTGGCGGCCCGCCCGGAGACGACCGCCGCGCAGGCGCTGTCCGCTCACGGCTTCGCACCGCGTACGGTCGACGGCTTCCTGGGGCCGCTGCTGGCCGCGCTGCTGTGCGACCCGGAGCTGACGACGTCCAGCCGGGTCGCGGACGCGGTGCTGCGCGACGTCGCCCGCGGCCGTACCGCCCTGGTGGCGGGCGGCGCCGGGCGGCTGCCCGAGCGGCTGGCGGCCGGGCTGCCGCCGGGCACGGTCCGGTTCGGCACCCGGGCCGCCCGGGTCACGGTCAACGCGGTGCTCACCGAGGACGGCGCCGAACTCCCGTGCCGCGCGGTGGTGGTGGCCACCGACGCGCGCACCGCCGGGGAGCTGCTGCCGGGGCTGCGGGTACCGGCCTTCCGGCAGGTCACCGTCGTCCACCACGCGGCGCCCGCGGAACCCCTCCGCGAGCCGCTGCTGGTGCTGGACGGGGATCGCTTCGGCCCGGTCTCGCACACCTTCCCGGCCGGCGCGATCGACCCGCGCAGGGCCCCCGCCGGGCGGGCGCTGATCACCTCCGTCGTCCTCGGGCCGCCCCCGGACGGCGACGACGACAAGGCGCTGCGCGCCCACCTGGCCGAGCTCTACGACACCGGCACCGACCGCTGGGAGCTGCTGTCGCTGCGCACCGACCTTGAGGCCGTCCCCGCCCTGCCCGTCCCGCACGACCCGCGCCGCCCGGTACGCCTGGTGGCGGGCCTGTACGTCTGCGGCGGCCACCGGGAGGGCGGCACGGTCCAGGGCGCGCTGTCGTCCGGCCACCGTGCGGCGTCCAGCGTGCTGCGGGACATGGGCGTGCGGGCACGACCGAGCGGGGAGGCCGCCGCCTGA
- a CDS encoding pyridoxal phosphate-dependent decarboxylase family protein, with protein sequence MDSVLAGDLARLPELLGVTREYAARFLAGLAERPVALTRRRPADPSAELPAEGRGLDGALAEFGARWEAGLSGSAGPRYLGFVTGGATPAGLAGDWLTAAYDQNAASGGDSCAAELEHETLRWLRELFGLSEAHSGAFVSGATASNTVGLAIAREWVGERLGVRVATAGAAALGPVDVLSGTPHSSIGKALSVLGIGRDRLRAVPTLPDREAVDVAALARALEALDGRPAIVVANAGTVNTVDFDDLRAVAALRDRFPFWLHVDAAFGGFAALSSAHAHLTAGLDLADSVCVDLHKWLNVPYDSAVQFTRRRDLQTAVFHNASPYLGAPDPADPDFLHLTPENSRRLRALPAWLTLTAYGAAGHREIVVRNAACAASLAASLDADPAFVLLAPARLNVVCFALAGDQDPDRLAAFSAAVTASGEAFLSPTVHAGRPALRAAFSNWRTTRADTARVLAALDAAVKGLG encoded by the coding sequence ATGGACTCTGTGCTCGCCGGTGATTTGGCCCGGCTGCCCGAACTGCTGGGGGTGACCCGGGAGTACGCGGCCCGGTTCCTTGCCGGTCTCGCCGAACGGCCCGTCGCCCTGACGAGGCGGCGGCCCGCGGATCCCTCGGCGGAGCTGCCCGCCGAAGGGCGCGGGCTCGACGGCGCGCTGGCAGAGTTCGGCGCCCGCTGGGAGGCGGGGCTGTCCGGCAGCGCCGGTCCGCGCTACCTCGGCTTCGTCACCGGCGGCGCTACCCCGGCCGGCCTGGCGGGCGACTGGCTGACGGCGGCGTACGACCAGAACGCCGCGTCCGGCGGCGACTCCTGCGCCGCCGAGCTGGAGCACGAGACGCTGCGCTGGCTGCGGGAGCTGTTCGGGCTGAGTGAGGCGCACAGCGGCGCGTTCGTCAGCGGCGCGACGGCCTCCAACACCGTCGGGCTCGCCATCGCCAGGGAGTGGGTCGGCGAACGGCTCGGGGTGCGGGTAGCGACGGCCGGCGCCGCCGCGCTCGGGCCGGTCGACGTGCTCTCCGGCACCCCGCACTCCAGCATCGGCAAGGCGCTGTCCGTGCTGGGCATCGGCCGCGACCGGCTGCGCGCCGTGCCGACGCTGCCGGACCGGGAGGCGGTGGACGTGGCCGCGCTGGCCCGCGCGCTGGAGGCGCTCGACGGCCGGCCCGCGATCGTGGTGGCCAACGCCGGCACCGTCAACACCGTCGACTTCGACGACCTGCGGGCGGTCGCCGCGCTCCGGGACCGCTTCCCGTTCTGGCTGCACGTGGACGCGGCCTTCGGCGGTTTCGCGGCCCTGTCCTCCGCCCACGCGCACCTCACCGCGGGCCTGGACCTGGCCGACTCGGTCTGCGTCGACCTGCACAAGTGGCTCAACGTGCCGTACGACTCGGCGGTCCAGTTCACCCGCCGCCGCGACCTGCAGACCGCGGTCTTCCACAACGCGTCCCCGTACCTGGGCGCGCCCGACCCCGCCGACCCCGACTTCCTCCACCTCACCCCGGAGAACTCCCGCCGGCTGCGCGCCCTCCCCGCCTGGCTGACCCTGACGGCGTACGGCGCGGCCGGCCACCGCGAGATCGTCGTCCGCAACGCCGCCTGCGCCGCCTCCCTCGCCGCCTCCTTGGACGCCGACCCCGCTTTCGTCCTGCTCGCGCCCGCCCGGCTCAACGTGGTCTGCTTCGCCCTCGCCGGCGATCAGGACCCGGACCGCCTCGCGGCCTTCTCCGCCGCGGTCACCGCCTCCGGCGAGGCCTTCCTCAGCCCCACGGTCCACGCGGGCCGCCCGGCCCTGCGGGCCGCCTTCTCCAACTGGCGCACCACGCGGGCCGACACCGCCCGGGTCCTCGCCGCGCTCGACGCGGCGGTCAAGGGGCTCGGCTGA
- a CDS encoding regulator, with the protein MPMTDRATQRTPDQPNPPAASPAAFPAAPPAGAAAPRAAALPGGTEGPATPDPPHSPNAPNSANAPNSRLAALIAEAGFSNAGLARRVDQLGTEHGLDLRYDKTSVTRWLRGQQPRGTTPALIAEVFTQRLGRRLSAQDLGLDACAPVYAGLEYAASPAEAVDIVSGLWRKDTGNQKELRKIAFTPAGLVVPSRDWLIGRADASVESAGNPGRTGFPRVPPQRGGLPGAEGPGHGPDREPDPAAGRAPRPDPARQRIVGGDIAAVRAVGDLFRGLDQTYGGGHVRLALVRYLEHEAEPMLRGSYGEALGRRLFAAVADLTRLAGWTSYDIGAHGLAQRYFVQALRLAQAAGDRVYGGYVLVTMSRQAVYLGHGREAVQLARVAQQGVGTGAPAAVQALLHAAEARGHGVVGEARACVAALARAERALSLARGGDETPGWARFFDEAQLADEFAHCHRDLQQWRPAAQHAERSLQLRSPVHARSRLFARTVLACARLGLGELDVACAHGLEAAKQAADMRSLRAVEYVRDFGRRLDPYRETAAARNFHDRVAGLSL; encoded by the coding sequence ATGCCGATGACGGACCGTGCCACGCAGCGAACTCCCGACCAACCGAACCCTCCCGCCGCCTCTCCCGCCGCCTTCCCCGCCGCCCCTCCGGCCGGTGCGGCCGCCCCGCGCGCCGCCGCCCTCCCCGGCGGTACCGAGGGACCGGCCACTCCGGACCCTCCGCACAGTCCGAACGCGCCGAACAGCGCCAACGCGCCGAACAGCCGCCTCGCCGCGCTCATCGCCGAGGCCGGCTTCTCCAACGCCGGGCTCGCCCGCCGGGTCGACCAGCTCGGCACCGAACACGGCCTCGACCTCCGCTACGACAAGACCTCCGTCACCCGGTGGCTGCGCGGCCAGCAGCCCCGGGGCACCACCCCGGCGCTGATCGCCGAGGTGTTCACCCAGCGGCTCGGCCGACGGCTGTCCGCCCAGGACCTCGGGCTCGACGCGTGCGCCCCGGTCTACGCCGGCCTGGAGTACGCGGCCTCGCCCGCCGAGGCGGTGGACATCGTCAGCGGGCTGTGGCGCAAGGACACCGGCAACCAGAAGGAGCTGCGGAAGATCGCGTTCACCCCGGCCGGTCTGGTCGTCCCCAGCCGGGACTGGCTGATCGGGCGGGCCGACGCCTCGGTGGAGTCCGCCGGGAACCCGGGCCGGACCGGCTTCCCCCGGGTGCCGCCCCAGCGCGGGGGGCTGCCCGGTGCCGAGGGGCCGGGCCACGGACCGGACCGGGAACCGGACCCGGCGGCCGGCCGGGCGCCGCGGCCCGATCCGGCGCGGCAGCGGATCGTCGGCGGCGACATCGCCGCGGTCCGTGCCGTCGGCGACCTCTTCCGCGGCCTGGACCAGACCTACGGCGGCGGCCACGTCCGCCTGGCCCTCGTCCGCTACCTGGAGCACGAGGCCGAGCCGATGCTGCGCGGCAGCTACGGCGAGGCGCTCGGCCGCCGGCTCTTCGCCGCTGTCGCCGACCTCACCCGGCTCGCCGGCTGGACGTCGTACGACATCGGCGCGCACGGGCTCGCCCAGCGCTACTTCGTCCAGGCGCTCCGGCTCGCCCAGGCCGCCGGGGACCGGGTCTACGGCGGCTATGTGCTGGTCACCATGAGCCGGCAGGCGGTCTACCTCGGCCACGGGCGCGAGGCCGTACAGCTGGCCCGGGTCGCCCAGCAGGGCGTCGGTACGGGCGCGCCGGCCGCGGTCCAGGCCCTGCTGCACGCGGCGGAGGCCCGCGGCCACGGCGTCGTCGGCGAGGCCCGCGCCTGCGTGGCCGCCCTAGCCCGCGCCGAACGCGCCCTGTCGCTGGCCCGGGGCGGTGACGAGACCCCCGGCTGGGCCCGGTTCTTCGACGAGGCCCAGCTCGCCGACGAGTTCGCGCACTGCCACCGCGACCTCCAGCAGTGGCGGCCGGCGGCCCAGCACGCCGAGCGCTCACTCCAGTTACGCTCCCCCGTCCACGCCCGCAGCCGGCTCTTCGCCCGTACGGTGCTGGCCTGCGCCCGCCTCGGCCTGGGCGAACTGGACGTGGCCTGCGCGCACGGCCTGGAGGCGGCCAAGCAGGCCGCCGACATGCGGTCGCTGCGCGCGGTCGAGTACGTCCGCGACTTCGGGCGCCGGCTCGACCCGTACCGCGAGACGGCCGCGGCGCGGAACTTCCACGACAGGGTCGCCGGACTGTCCCTGTGA